The Drosophila innubila isolate TH190305 chromosome 2R unlocalized genomic scaffold, UK_Dinn_1.0 1_C_2R, whole genome shotgun sequence DNA window tttgaaaaaatgtcaaggggtaggtatggaaaattggcttagaattgaaaaaatattaaattttctagatgataaaaatttaaatgcagaatgaatttagagaccaaatcatgaacaaaatgacattccgcttgaaaatcggttaatatttgatgaagttatgagagatcaaagttcttgaaaaaatgtcaaggggtaggtaggtatggaaaattgaataatatatgGCTtcgaatcgaaaaaatatgaaattttttaggtgataaagtttttgaaaaatgtcaaggggtaggtaggtatggaaaatttgatattagaTGGCTtcgaatcgaaaaaatatgaaatttttaaggtgataaatatttaaatgcagaataattttagagaccaaatcatgaacaaaattgcattccgcttgaaaatcggatcacttttaatgaagttatgggagatcaaagtttttgaaaaaatgtcaaggggtaggtatggaaaattggatgatagatggcttagaatcgaaaaaatatcaaattttctagatgataaaaatttaaatgcagaattattttagagaccaaatcatgatcaaaatgacatgccgcttgaaaatcggttagtttttgatgaagttatgagagatcaaagtttttgaaaaaatgtcaagggttaggtatggaaaattggatgataaaaaatttacaaattcaaaaatttattctctggtcaaaacttaacaaaaGTTTCATTCGGAATATTATTTTCCCTATTGTTTGCCGTGTAAATTAATTCagcatctaaatttaaatcattttgaaaaattaagaattgttcaatacaaaatataatgtacagattaaaatataattaattaattttaaaatagatatatagaaaacacaattaatatattttatcaaattttacttCTTTGAAATTATAGGATAAATGAAAGTTGTGATATTTTGGTAGTATTCGTAGAATTCATTAGTCTTAAATGCAATCTTTAAGACTGAAATTTCTTGGACGTTcacaaaaatgaataaaaatcaatcatTCATCAatatgttattaataatttgggtttttttgtatttttggcaaCTTCCATTACGAGTATCTTTAACCATTTAACCGCTCATTTGGCAATCGATTGATGTTTATTGTCCATAATGAAACAAATCGCCATTCGATAACTGCTCATTATCTAAGGTATTGTGATCTATGATCTTTGGTCTCCAAAAGCGcacacttttcattttattatctaTGTTTGCACtttgtttctttatatttatttctaagcCCGAGGCTCAATTGGAGCTACTCTCTAACCGTGTACGCTCTTATCGTAATTGTAATAATGATTAAGTACTTTTGTTTATAGCCAAATGAGCTgtaatgtgcgtgtgtgtgtgtgtgtgtgtgtgtgtgtgtgtgtgtgtttgtttcaGATTCACTTTCAGTGTGCGATTTGATTGAGAATGCTTGAGTTGCAGATGGTATTGTGGCCAAAGTTGGATTGTTGGCCAACTCACCACGAGGTGAGCGGCGAACTACTTTGTTATTGTATCTTCTTCACACTCTCTtacgctctcgctctctctttcgctgtcgcagtcgctcATGCGGCATGACTGGGCGAGTTGGCAACTTGGCGAGTTGGCTCCAAGTCGTGAGCTGCGTTTTGCATCAAGTTTCAGTTATAACACGGCCGCGTAcagtttttaaacaaatttgtttcagCTACATCttgttattgatttatttatgaatgtgtTTTGACAGAACTCTTTAGTTTGGCCAGAATAAGCACGATGGATCGTCATCCAAGTGCAGCTGCTTTAAACTTTCCGaccatttgaataaataatgctGTAAATTAAGTAACTGCAACTTGGTACTCAAAACTCGCATAAAGCACAAATGGACTTGCCAGTCGTCATCGTGGGGGATTCGAATAGTATGTGGAGGTCGAGGGaaatggagttggagttggagttgggtGCCACTGTGGAATGATTTCATTTACTTGCAATCAATGAAATTGCACTGATGCAATTTCGTTGcaccaaaataaacaacaactggAATGGGAGATGGCAAAAGTAACAGTTGCAGTAAAAGCAACTTGCCTCTGAAGACTGCAGGATGCTGGGAATTTGTGAGTGAAAGGTGGCAGGGTGCAGGGGGGAGGAAATGTCATGGCTGTCTGTGACAGCAGCTTGGGGCGAAAGTCTGGTGACAGCCAGAGGCAACATCAGAGTTAGCTTCGCGGTCTGCAGCCAGGAATTTCTCATATCGCTGGCAGGACACATTTGGCTGGCAGCACGAAGCACGTAGACGAACGAATGAACGAGGGAAACCAATGAGGGAGCTACTGAAGGAGCaactaaaactgaaactaaaactGTGACTGCTACCTCACGGCTGTCCTTTGGCATTGACATTAAGACTTGGATTGGACTTGGTGCGACAGCCACGCAGAGAGATTTGAGAAAAATGTCAGACGAGACGAAAAATGAGCAGAAAACATAGCCAGGGTAGGTGAGTGTGCCTTAGTGGTGCCTACGAGCCACCAACTAACCACAAGCTGCATACGCAGTCAGAGCCCGTTGCCGTCGGACGACAGCAGTGCCACATTGGTCCAACAATCTTCCACAAATGCCTCGCAGTCACTATTGGATGCAGCCAGCAGCTTTGATCATCATGATAATGATGTTGGCGAGCAAATATCCAACGAACCACAAATACCGATTATCCTGGTGTCGCCACAgccaatgaaaaaaatgaaggaTGCGCAGGTGGGAACCGATTCGCATCGTACTGAAATTGAACGGAGTCCGGAAACTAGATTGACATCCGCCAGCTCAGAGCAATACGACCAGGATGAACCACTCACCACAAAGGTGGTAAAggtgtttaaaaaaagtaggTGCTACCAAGGAGCTATAAAAAGTTACAGTTGTACAACGATTATAATAGCGGGTAATGCAGATAAATCACATTTTATTGGACAAACGAGGTTCTTTACAATTGACTTATCTAAAGTCTTTAAGCATCATTTTCTAGTACTTCAAAAAGTAtttgcttcttcttcgtctATGTTTAAGGTGAATTTCTTAAAGTAGTTTCATGTAGACGACGAAGAAACTAATATGCGAATAACGGAAAGAGCTGATCACGCCTGATCTATtccttaaataattaactgCAGTTTCTGAAGTTGAgaaatagaatatatatttttagctcAATGATATTTccatgactttttttttaggacGCATAGCAAATCCTGCGCCTTATGATTCCGACGATTCGTTTGAAGAGCAAACAACTCTGGACAGAGGAGCAGAATCACTTTCGAAGACGCCCAATGAATTCGATTCAGATATACCACGATCGGATGAAACAACAGCGGCTTTGCCCACTGAAATTAGCAGCATCGAATATAACGCTAGGGaatctaaaattcaatttgacaGCGAACAGACGGAAGCGTATAGAAGTGATAATCCTCAGGGAAGTGTGCCACACGGATTTAGGCTGGCCTCGGGCTTGGCGTTTGTAAGTGAGTGAATGGCTGGCACTAAACAACCACGACTCATGCAtactctctctcctctctctctctgtctttatcTATAGATTTATATGGCCATTCCACCTGATGGTGGCTATGGCTGGGTGGTGCTCTGCCTCAGCTTTCTGGCCCAGCTCATTGTGGATGGCATTGTCTTTTCTATTGGCATATTGCTGCCATTTATAAGTGAGGAATTTAATGTGAGCAGTGCTGAAGTAGTGCTCGTGGGCAGTATTCAAATTGGATGCTATTTTATGGGCGGTGCCTTCTCCAGTGCCCTCATCAATAGCTATGGCTTTCGACCGGTTGCCTTGATCGGTGTGGTGATCTCAGCTGCTTCCATTCTGACAGCCAGCTTCAGTACCAATctgctgatgatgatcatATTTTACAGCATCATTGGTAGGTGTTTGTTGTGACCTAATGCCACATTAAACTACAAACGGTAAAGTTTCTGCAGGTGGACCAGGACTGAGCATGATCTGGGTGAGCTCTCAGCTGATCATTGGGTATTACTTTGAGCGATATCGTCCTATTGCCAGTGGCTTCTCCTGTTCCGGCGCTGGCGCTggcatttttttattctccATAACCAACAGCCTGTTGGCGCTGAGCATCGGTTGGCGGAACACAATACGTGTACAGGTGATCCTGATCGTGCTCATCTTCTTTATGGCATTGGCCTATCAGGAGGTGGCTCCAACTCCTGTGGGCGTGCTTCGTAGTGATCCCATGTCCACATCCAGCTCGAATGAATACTATGGCAATTTCTATGTGCACAATTTTCTGGGTGAAGATGTGTCCTCGAAAAGATCACATGCTGTGCTGGAAACCTATGAGCCGTACGAGCGACCGGGACGAGTGCGTCGCTGGATCAGTCGTTGTTCTCCCTGCTGTGTGAAGAAACCAACTGAAAGCGATTATCGATATCCCCTATCAGATGATGAGCGATCGGAGCGCAATTTTGTTGTGCGTGCCGATCCCATACAGAAGGAGGATCTCTTCTATACAGGTCCAGCTGACTACGATGTGCCACATAACCGTGAGCAGATCGAGGGTAAGGAACTAGAGTTAGTTGGCTCTCAAGCGCATGTGAGTAATTATATCTGGGACAAACAACCTTTAACTATGTTTTTCAGAGATCACAAtcagatttctataaaatttaaaaaaaaaatcattattattgatgaaaattgtcaaaaatcatcAGGTAATCATTACTATGTAATTATagccgttacttaaaaaataagtaaaagggtatattgtgtttgttgaaaTATACTTAACAGGGACAAGGAGGCATCTTCGACCCtagaaagtatatatatccttgatcagcatcaacagccgagtcgatatagccatgtgtgtctgtccgtctttccgtccgtccgtctgtgtccgtccgtccgtctgtccgttcgTCCGTCtgtgtccgtccgtccgtctgtctgtccgttcgtccgtccgtctgtctgtccgttcgtccgtccgtccgtccgtccgtccgtccgtccgtccgtctgtctgtctgtccgtccgtccgtccgtccgtccgtccgtccgcctgtctgtccgtccgtccgtccgtctgtccgtccgtctgtccgtccgtccgtccgtcttaatattatatattactCCATTTAATTGCAGTCAGATCGGACAATTAGAACGGCAGAAATAGCTaacaaaagttattaaaaattaaggcaattcaagcacccaaaagtatgcagcagttttttaaatagtaatttctgtaaactaaatttatatatattgaaataagtaatagGTATTTTACGGTCGGGATTTCGACTATAGTTTTTCCgacttgtttttataatataaaatcaaatgattaCGTGTTCTGACTTAATCCTTTAGATTCAAAGGGCTGCCTACGGTCTTCACAATATACACGACTATGACAGCACCGATAGAGACTCAGCTATGCCGCCCGATTCTGAAGGCAATTCACCGAGATCTTCTCCCAGTCCAACTCCGCGCAATCAAGTTCATCGACACAAGAAGACGCGAAAGGACAAGGAGAAGAAACGCAGTTGGTTGGGAACGAAGGCAATGAAGGCAATGAATCGTCTCTTTGATGTGCATCTCTTGAGGTCCTTCGAGTTCCGTGTGCTGTTGGCCTCCGCCTTTCTCTATCCAATGGGTTTCAATATACCCTTTGTCTACTCCAAGGCGCGCACCACCATCCCAACGGAGTACTCACATTGGATTGGACCTGCAATTGGTGCCACCAGCTTCTTGGTGAGGATTCTGTGTGGTTTTGTGGCCTACAAGCTGCGAGGCTGGACGAACTACATCTGTGGTGGCGGCTTGATGCTTGGTGGCATTATGGTCTTCGTCAGCGCTTTCTACGGTAGCGATTTGATCTGGTTTCAGTTTGTCTATGGCTTGTTATATGGCGTGGCGCCAGGTGAACTAAGTAGCTTATACTTCACTCTCTTCTCTCACTCATTTTGACGCTCTCTTTTAGCTGTATTTGCCACACTCCGTGCTCTCATATATGTACGTTATTTGGGCCTTTCCAAGCTGACCAATGCTTTTGGCATTACGGCATTGGCCATGGGCTTGGGCGTCTTTATTGGCACCACTTTTGGTGGCCTTTTGGTCGATAAAACTGGCGGATATACGGCTCCGTTTGCTTTTGCCGGACTCTGCATTACCTTCTCCGGCGtattaaaactgattttgcCTGCTTGGATAAAACACCGAAATAATCGAAAGATGATTTGATTGAATTATTCGTATATCGCTACGATTACAGTTTACGATGCATTGGTTTTattggtttgttgttgttcttgttgatttattttacaaaatgtcTTATGCacttgcagttgttgtttgttaattaCATCATAAGTGTTTTAATGactaatttgtaattttgcattaatctttaatttacattattgAATGTCGAACACATTGCCTACAACTGTCACCTACTTTCAAACTGTGTGTGGCTCTCAAACTGTATGCATTCGAAATCGgattaaatttcaactttacatttttgtttgcctCTCTTACGATGACTGCCAAACTGTACGACTCTCAAACTTTACTTGACTGTAAAACTGTTTGGGTCTCAATTAAACTTGTTGTAGGTacttttaaacaatattttaatagacTGTGGTTGTtcttgcagttgctgttgtgttaatatacttttattgcaatctgttaaagtttaattagCTTAGTTTACATCTAATGTTAGCTTAATTGCTGTTCTACACACACTTTTATACTAGattcaagtgtgtgtgtgcaacacttttttggttttttggtattttcctTGTTTGGTTACGCAAATTTTcacgctttgtttttgttttattattcggcttttggtatttgtatatgtttgatttagttaatatacttataaatacgAGAGCAGTTTAATAAATAGTTGATCAAGTCAATGAATAATCATTTGTAATCATCTAAACATGAAATGAATGAAGtagaaattggaaaaaaatgtattttaaaattttctagattttagaatttttatattaagtaaaTTCATTAGTATCACTATTTATTAAACCACTCTCGTAGTCGCTTGTATCTTAAATTTGTACGTCtactaaatagtttttttttctttttggttttctgACTTTCTATTATATATGACACATATATTTCTGAAATTTCCATTTGatttatacattaaaattagCTTAAGCAACTCAAAGGAATAACCAAAAAGTTCACTTTTCATTAGCCAAATGTGTGTTTAAAAGCTCTTCCGAGTTCCATATTTGAGTGAATTCCGCAAACGCAtacattgcatactttttgaagctgattaaaaattaagaatctcGGCActtttgtacttttatttcatttttagatGATCCATAAAGTGTGCTTTGTATGCATCTGTGAAATCCATTCGATTATGGAACTCGAAACAgttctgtttttcttttttctttctttaaatccattttgttttaaatattgtcaGTAGTCTTCGGTTTCATATGCAATTTTCatgattaattattttgctctcgtttttgcttttaatttaatttagtatcGAACATTTTGCTGTCTGCATTCGcgtgcattttaaaatgaatttgttcaatttgaatttcgtATCgtaatctaaatttaaaattaaattaaagtcgaTCTGTAGCTGCTGGGATCTCTGCCTGGTCTCTCCGCTGGGGTTCTctactgttttatttttccagAAGAAGCAATTCTTAcgccttaaattaaaattatatttatatatcgcTTGGTCCTGCATAGCGTGTTCATGTATCGGAATCGGACCTGCAGACAATTTcagaaattaaatgcatatttgacTATCATAGAGTGACGGAAAGGGGAACTGTGGGGGGTGGGGGTTGGGGGGAGTTGGCTTACCAATTAAAATAGCTCTGCGGCCCGTGACAGTTGCGCTCGGTGCCGCACCATTTGGATTGCTGGAGCGCCGGACACGGTCGTCCGCCGCGTTTGCCGTGCTTGATGACTTTGCGATATCGATGCATTTCACCAATGCCACAACTCTTGCTGCAGGCCGTCCACTCGGACCAATGGCTCACGCGGCAGTCGCGACGCCTTTTCGACGCCAGCCCCGAGCGACGTCGTGTTGAAACTGAGCCCGAGCCAAGACCGGAGCCAGAGCCGGAGGCGGAGGCAGTGTCCTTTGCCGGGTAGCTGGCATTGTTATTGCCCACATCCGTGCGCCTGTAGCTGCTGGCGATGCTCTGCATCAGCGCGTGTTTATCATTCTTCGGCACCACATTGACCATCGCTGGTGgttggctgttgttgtagctgcgagacagcaaaataaataaatattgtgatTTTAAAAGAATGCAGCGTACTTCAATAATTATACTTTTCTAAATAAagtaacaatatttatttttatttaattaaacgattgtaaattcaacaaaaatatgactgggttactttaaaatttaatggatATTTAAAGACAGTCGGAAACTGTTAACATTATCCactttaaattgcattaaataaataaatattgtctGTATAAAAAATGTGATGTTTTAAGAAATCAGCTTACTTAATTAGTTATGCGATTATAGATTAAGTAAAAgtattgtgtattttataaattataaatttgtcaattCAACATTAACAAttgaatgaatatttaaatataaaaattgtgtaGCTTTAATATGTAAagtctattaaaataaagtcacAAACTGTTACATTATTCACtcacaatttcattttcagctaAGAAATATACGGCTTGTTACtgtaaaataacttttattgttttaaattgttttatgttcttttcaattttgggcataaatttagtttttcttatgagaagtttttttataaaatcataatttttgtaaagtaaGTCAGAGCACACAACACTCTGTTACAAGCACGATTTTCATTCCTTAATAcattctcacacacacaaacacactcgcATAAATATACAGAGAGATTACACATACGCCACGTTAGCCGTATCAAAGGTGTTCTGCACTGAGCGTGTTTCTTATTTCAGCACGTCAGCTGtagacaatttcaatttaaatttgccttTTGCAGTTTTCCAGTATcagtgtgtgtacgtgtgtgtgtgtgtttgtgtctgtgcTTCTTCTCTGGAACCCGAGAATCAGAGGTAGAAGCAACATTTGCTGTGCCGCCGCCATTttccttccttccttccttcctGGCCAACTTCCTTGTTTTGTTTCCTGCACTTTTCGTTTATTTGCATACCCATTCCCCGTATGCCGTGCAAAATCgcgcaaataataataataataaaaaaagaaagtaaaaaagaaaacacatacgaggagaaggagcaggagTAGAAATCAAGAGGCAAAAGCAGCACCCGAAAAATGCCAAGTAAATTGgcgaaaatattgaaaacatgATGCGAGACTAAAGACTCGAAAGAGTCGACTGACATAAAAGCCCCAGAAAAGTTGAAAGCGTGGAAAAGCGGTGCCGCCAGCTGCCTGCCTGCCGACTGTCGACTGACTGATGAAAATAATGAAGAAAAttctcaaattgaaattacaaacatttttatattattttttttagctgagGCAAGTAAGAAATTTGTCCCAACAAATGCACATGTAttcacatgtgtgtgtttgtgtgagtgtatgtgtgtgtatgtgtttttgtGGGTGTGGAATGGCAGTTATTAGCAACAATTTACGTTGATCATGTTTATGGCAATTACCGTTAGACGGGCGCATCAAACTGT harbors:
- the LOC117783002 gene encoding uncharacterized protein LOC117783002; amino-acid sequence: MKDAQVGTDSHRTEIERSPETRLTSASSEQYDQDEPLTTKVVKVFKKRRIANPAPYDSDDSFEEQTTLDRGAESLSKTPNEFDSDIPRSDETTAALPTEISSIEYNARESKIQFDSEQTEAYRSDNPQGSVPHGFRLASGLAFIYMAIPPDGGYGWVVLCLSFLAQLIVDGIVFSIGILLPFISEEFNVSSAEVVLVGSIQIGCYFMGGAFSSALINSYGFRPVALIGVVISAASILTASFSTNLLMMIIFYSIIGGPGLSMIWVSSQLIIGYYFERYRPIASGFSCSGAGAGIFLFSITNSLLALSIGWRNTIRVQVILIVLIFFMALAYQEVAPTPVGVLRSDPMSTSSSNEYYGNFYVHNFLGEDVSSKRSHAVLETYEPYERPGRVRRWISRCSPCCVKKPTESDYRYPLSDDERSERNFVVRADPIQKEDLFYTGPADYDVPHNREQIEGKELELVGSQAHIQRAAYGLHNIHDYDSTDRDSAMPPDSEGNSPRSSPSPTPRNQVHRHKKTRKDKEKKRSWLGTKAMKAMNRLFDVHLLRSFEFRVLLASAFLYPMGFNIPFVYSKARTTIPTEYSHWIGPAIGATSFLVRILCGFVAYKLRGWTNYICGGGLMLGGIMVFVSAFYGSDLIWFQFVYGLLYGVAPAVFATLRALIYVRYLGLSKLTNAFGITALAMGLGVFIGTTFGGLLVDKTGGYTAPFAFAGLCITFSGVLKLILPAWIKHRNNRKMI